The Arachis hypogaea cultivar Tifrunner chromosome 14, arahy.Tifrunner.gnm2.J5K5, whole genome shotgun sequence genome has a segment encoding these proteins:
- the LOC112742036 gene encoding uncharacterized protein encodes MTRGNQREKDRERAQARAGSKAKQGKSDGLTPEQRRERDAKALQEKAAKKAAGQDAGGNNAGGSGNKK; translated from the exons ATGACTC GCGGTAACCAGAGGGAAAAGGATCGTGAAAGGGCTCAGGCTAGAGCCGGTTCAAAAGCAAAGCAGGGAAAGAGTGATGGGTTGACCCCTGAGCAACGCAGGGAAAG AGATGCAAAGGCGCTGCAGGAGAAGGCAGCTAAGAAAGCCGCAGGTCAGGATGCAGGAGGGAACAATGCAGGCGGCAGTGGAAACAAAAAATAG